The genomic window CCTCAGGACCGCCACGCGAGGCGCGGCTTATGCATGAACCGCGCGACGATTTCAAGGCGTTTAAGCAGGCGTCAGACGCCGGACGATCTTCGCAGGATTGCCGACCACCACCACGTCGGACGGCACGTCCTTTGTCACGACCGATCCCGCGCCGATCACCGACCGATCGCCGATGGTGACGCCCGCCAGAACGATAGCGCCGCCGCCGATCCAGACGTCGTCCCCGATGACGATCGGCCGCGCCGTCTCCTTGCCCCGGCGGGCGACCGCGTCCAGCGGATGTTCCGGCGTCAGAAGCTGTACGCCCGGCCCGGCCTGGAAGTTGTCGCCGATGCGAATCTCGGCGCAGTCCAGAAACACGCAGTTGGCGTTCGCAAAGGCCCGCGCGCCCAAGTGGATGTTGACGCCGTAGTCGCAGAAGAAGCCCGGCATGATGATCGCCTTGCCGTCGGCCGCATTGACCAGTTCGTTGACCAGGGCGCCGCGCCGGTCGCGATCCGGCTCGGCGTTGATGGCGACGGTCAGGGCCACGGCGCGGGCCCGGCCGTCGCGCAGATCAGGATCGCCCGGATCGTAGGGCAAGCCCGCAAGCATCTTCTCGCGCTCGGTCATGCGGCCTCCGTCAGAGCGTCAGCCACCGCTTCACCGATGGCCAGCGAACTGGTCAGGCCCGGGCTTTCGATGCCGAACAGGGCCATCAGGCCATCGATGCCGTGATGTTCGCGGCCATGAAGCTGAAAGTCCGGTTGCGGCTCGCCCGGCCCATGCAGTTTGGGCCGAATGCCGGCGTAGTCCGGCGTCAGGGCGCCGTCGGGCAATCCCGGCCAGAAACGACGAATGTAGGTGGCGAACTCTTCGGCCTTGGCAGGATCGACCGAGTAATCCTCGGTATCGACATAGGCCAGATCGGGGCCGAACACGGCCTGACCGCCCAGATCCTTGCGATAGTGGGTGCCCAGCGCGCCGGGGATGGGCGGCGGATAGATTAAGCGGTCGAACGGCGCCTTGCCCGTCAGCCGGAAATAGATGCCCTTGCCAAAATGCCCGGCCGGAATATCGCCGGGTGGATAGCCTTCGATCAGCGCCGCCACCGCCTGAGCTGACAGTCCCGGCGCGGTTAGCAAAAGGCGGCTGGTGACCTGCATCGCCCCCTCCCCGCCGACACGGATCGTGAATCCGCCGCCTGCCAGCGGCTCTGCGCCCTCGAATGGCGCCGAGACCACGACCGACCCGCCCGCATCCTCGATCTCGCCCTGCAGGGCCAGCATATAGCCGTGACTGTCGAACAGGCCGCTCTCGGGCGACAGGATGGCGGCGTGGGCGTTCAGCTCCGGCTCCAGCGCCCGCGCCTGGGC from Brevundimonas fontaquae includes these protein-coding regions:
- a CDS encoding sugar O-acetyltransferase, which produces MTEREKMLAGLPYDPGDPDLRDGRARAVALTVAINAEPDRDRRGALVNELVNAADGKAIIMPGFFCDYGVNIHLGARAFANANCVFLDCAEIRIGDNFQAGPGVQLLTPEHPLDAVARRGKETARPIVIGDDVWIGGGAIVLAGVTIGDRSVIGAGSVVTKDVPSDVVVVGNPAKIVRRLTPA
- a CDS encoding NAD(P)/FAD-dependent oxidoreductase, with amino-acid sequence MSFDFDATVVGAGAVGLACGRALSKRGLTVLVLEKEAHIGQGVSSRNSEVIHGGLYYPTGSLKARFCVEGRRALYDFLASRKIEHWKCGKLVVATQESEVERIEAIFEQATANGVEGLAHLTGAQARALEPELNAHAAILSPESGLFDSHGYMLALQGEIEDAGGSVVVSAPFEGAEPLAGGGFTIRVGGEGAMQVTSRLLLTAPGLSAQAVAALIEGYPPGDIPAGHFGKGIYFRLTGKAPFDRLIYPPPIPGALGTHYRKDLGGQAVFGPDLAYVDTEDYSVDPAKAEEFATYIRRFWPGLPDGALTPDYAGIRPKLHGPGEPQPDFQLHGREHHGIDGLMALFGIESPGLTSSLAIGEAVADALTEAA